The nucleotide window CAATGCCGGAGCGGGGGACGCTTTTTCCGCCGGCTTTCTCCACGGGATGCATCAAGGTTGGACGACTGCGCGCGCTTTGGAATTTGCAGCTGCGGCTGCCGCAGTCAGTCTTCGTCATCTTTCCTGCACCGGCGCCATGCGCGACGAAGCCTATCTGTTGGACTATATCGAGGAGCATAGATCGAAAAGATGATCAAAGTGTTGAAATTCGGAGGCAGCTCGTTGGCCTCTGCTGAGCGGGTGCGCAACGTCGCCCGCATCACCCGCGAAGCGTTTGTCCCCGGCAGTCCTACGGTTCTGGTCGTTTCCGCTATCGGCGGCATTACCGATCAGCTGATTGACTGCGCCAAGACCGCGGAAAAGAACGGTCCGGAAGCGATGATCAAGCTGGAAAACATTCGCCGCCGCCATTACGAAGTTTATCCGCGGGAATTGAACGAGCCGGAAACTCGGGATATCGTTCAGACCTATTTCGAAGAACTGCGCGACATTCTCAAGGCGGTCAGCCTGATCCGCGTCTGCTCGGAGCGGGCGATGGATTATTTGGTCAGCTACGGCGAGCGGCTGAACGCCCGGCTGATGACGCGCTTTCTGCAGAACGAGGGTGCTCAGGCCGTCTATGTGGATGCGCGCGAGCTGATCATTACCGACAAACGTCACGGCGGCGCTCGGGTGTTGTTCGACGAGACCGTGCCGCGCATCCGCAAAAAGTTTACCGAGCCGTTGATTTACGTCGTCACCGGCTTTATTGCCTCCAGCCTCGACGGCGTCAGCACCACGCTCGGCCGCGGCGGTTCCGATTACACGGCGTCGATCATCGGCGCGGCGCTGGACGTCGAGCGAATCGAGATCTGGACCGACGTGGACGGCTTTATGTCCGCCGACCCGCGCATCGTCGACAAGGCGTTCGTCCTTCCGGCCGTCAGCTATGAAGAGGCCATGGAGCTGTCCTATTTCGGCGCCAAGGTCATCCATCCGCAGACGCTGCGTCCGGCGATCGAAAAGAACATCCCTGTGGTGATCAAGAACAGTTTTGCTCCGGAAAAACCCGGGACGCTTATTTCTTCGGCACAGATCAACGGCGAACATCCGGTCAAAGGAATCGCCTCGTTTCACAATATTTCCTTGATCAACGTGCAGGGCGGCGGCATGGTCGGCGTGCCCGGCATTGCCTTTCGGTTGTTCGGCGCCTTGGCGCGTCACGACATCAACGTCATCATGATTTCGCAGGCCTCCTCCGAGCACAGCATTTGCTTCGTTATCCAGTCCAAGGACGCCGAGGCGGCGAAAGAGGCGCTGCAAAAAGAGTTCGAAGGCGAGATCGCTTCCGGCAAGATCGACCAGATCGAAGTCAAGAACGATCTGGCGATCATTGCCGCGGTCGGCGACAATATGGCCGGTCACCCCGGCATCGCCGGCAAGTTGTTCAAGGCGCTGGGCGACAACTCGATCAATGTGGTGGCCATTGCCCAGGGCTCCTCTGAGCGCAATCTTTCGATCGTCGTTCACGAATTGGACGCCGTCAAAGCGGTCAATGTCATTCATTCGGCGTTCTACCTGTCGCATCGCATCTCCAACGTCTTTGTCATCGGCGCGGGCAACATCGGCAGCACGCTGCTGGATCAGATGGCCGAAGAGATAGAGGAGCTGTATGAGAAGCATCATCTGCTCATTCGCGTCTGCGGTATTGCCGATATCGACCGCATGGTCATCGACGATCAGGGGATCGATCTGCGCAACTGGCGGACAGCGCTGAAGGAGTCGACGACCAAGACGGACTTGGACCTTTTGCTGAAAAAGATTGCCGATTTCAAGCTGCAGAACAGCATTATCGTCGATGCCACGGCCAGCGATGAAGTGGCAAGCCGATACGTGGACTTTCTCAGCGCCGGCATTCACATCGTAACGCCCAACAAGCGCGCCAATACCATGTCGCAGGAGTATTACAATCGCCTCAAGGCGATGACGCGCGACCATCGGCTGCACTACCTCTACGAGACGACCGTCGGCGCCGGCTTGCCGTTGATCAGCACCATCCAGGATCTGATCCAAAGCGGCGACGAGATTTTAAAGATCGAAGGCATCTTTTCCGGAACTCTCGGCTTCATTTTCAGCGCCTTGTCGGCGGAGCGGCCTTTCAGCGCCGTGGTGCGCGAGGCTTATGAGCGCGGCTATACGGAGCCCGATCCCCGCGATGATCTCTCCGGCACCGACGTGGCGCGCAAGATTCTCATTTTGGCCCGCGAAATCGGTCTGCAGATGGAATTGAGCGACGTCATTCTTCAGCCGCTTTTACCGCCGGAGTTGTGCAGCGGCAATCTGCAGCAGTTCTGGCAAAAACTGCCGAGCCTGGACGCGCAGTTCGAAGCGCGCCGCGCCGCCGCCGAACGAGAGGGCAAAGTGATCCGCTACGTCGCAACGCTGATCGACGGCGTCTGCCGCGTCGGCGTCAGCGAGGTGTCTCGCGACAACGTGCTTTCGCGCGCCGACGGCGCCGACAATATCATCCGCATCACCACCAAGCGCTATTTCGACAATCCGATGACGGTGCAGGGGCCGGGGGCAGGCCGCGAGGTCACGGCCGGCGGCATCTTTGCCAACATCATCAACCTGAGCTTTCATCTGCCTTGAGCGCTGTTTGTATTCATAGAGAGTGAGACTATTGCGATGAAATTATACAGCACCCGCGGCCAATCTCCCGTCGTCTCTTTTCGCGAAGCTTTGTTTGCCGGTCAGGCGCCGGACGGCGGCCTTTACATGCCGGTCGATTTTCCGCCGATGCCGATTGAGGCGATCGCTGCCGAGGATGATTTCCGCGCCGCCGCCGCGACGGCCATAACGCAATGGTTGGGCGACGAGCTGACCGCCGAAGGCGTGCAGCGCGTGACGGAGCAGGCTTTCTTTTTCAGCCCCGCGCTGTCGCCGCTTTCGGACGGAATCAGCGTCCTGGAACTTTTTCACGGGCCGACGCTTTCGTTCAAGGATTTCGGCGCCCAATTCATGGCCAAGTGTATGGGATGGTTTCTGCGTCATGAAAACCACGAAATCACCATCCTTGTCGCCACATCGGGCGACACCGGCAGCGCCGTGGCCCACGCCTTTCACCGCGTCGAGGGCATCCGCATTGTGCTGCTCTATCCCTCGGGCAAGGTGAGTCCCCTGCAGGAACGGCAGTTCACCACGCTCGGCGACAATGTGCATGCACTCGAGGTCGACGGCACGTTCGACGATTGCCAGGCGCTGGTCAAGACCGCCTTTCGCGATGCCGAGCTGACGGCCAGAGCGCGGCTTTCCTCGGCCAATTCGATCAACATCGGCCGACTGATTCCGCAGTCGCTTTATTACCTATGGGCCGTCACCCGTTTTTCTGGCGAAGCGCCCGTCGTCTGCGTGCCGAGCGGCAATTTCGGCAATCTGTGTGCCGGTTTGTTTGCCGAACAATGCGGCCTTAAGGTGCACCGCTTTATCGCTGCCGTAAACGCGAACGCCGTCATTCCCGAGTACCTCGAAACCGGCGTCCCCGGCCGTCGCTGCAGACGCTGTCCAACGCCATGGACGTCGGTAATCCCAGCAATTGGGAGCGTATTCGGACACTGTACGGCGACGACCGCAGCCGGATCAGTGACCGGTTGTGGTCGACGAGCATCTCGGACGACGAGACGCTGGCGACCATCCGCCGCGTTTATGAGCAGGACGGCTACCTGGCCGATCCGCACACTGCGGTCGGGCTGGCGGCAACGCAGAGATATCGTTCGGCTGCACAGGATGCGCGCCGGACGATCGTTCTGTCTACTGCGCATCCAGCCAAGTTTCTCGAAGTCATGGCAAAGGCTGTGGAGGCGCCGGTGCCGCTGCCGCCGGCGCTGGAGGCATGCCTCAATCGCCCCAAGATCGCTGCACCCTTGCCCAACGATTATGGAGCTCTGAAAGAGTTCATTCTCAATCTGAATTGACCCCGTCGATTTGGGGGAAGCGGCGGTGCTTCGTTTCCGGCCTTTTTTCAGGAGACGGTTTGTCATGCACGAACTGTCCATTGCCTGCAGCCTTATATCCATCGTGAAAGAAACGCTTCACGACCGGCCGTGCCGTGTCAAGGCGGTTGTGGTCCGTGTCGGCCGATTGAGCAACGTGCTGATCGACTCGTTGGAGTTCGGCTTTTCGGCATTGATTGCCGGAACCGAGCTCGACGGTGCCCGCTTGATTGTGCGTCAACCGGATCCACTGCTCCTTTGTGGCGAATGCGGTCAAGAAACGGTACTAAAAGAGTTCGAATTCGCCTGTCCGCATTGCGGCAGCCTGAACATTACGGTAAAGGGAGGCGACGATCTGTTCGTCGAATCGATCGAAGTCGAGGAGGAGACTGCTTCATGAGCGTGATCATGGTCGAACGCAAGGTGCTGGAACGCAACGATGCCGTGGCGCAGGAAAACCGCACCCTGCTGCAGACGAACGGCGTTTTCAGCGTCAATCTGCTCAGTTCACCCGGGAGCGGCAAAACATCGCTGCTGGAACAAACCCTGCCGCGCCTTCGGCACGAATTTGCGATCGCCGTCATCGAAGGGGACATACAGACCGATCTGGACGCCAAACGTATCGAAGCCTTGGGCGTACCGACAGCGCAGATCATCACCGGCGGCGGTTGTCATCTCGATGCAAACTTGGTGAAAAAAGCGTTGGCCACATTGCCGGTGGAAAAACTCGATTTGCTGTTCATCGAAAATGTCGGCAATTTGGTTTGCCCCGCCGCCTATGACCTTGGCGAGAATATCAAAGCCGTGGTGATCAGCGTCACGGAAGGCGAAGAAAAACCGTTGAAATATCCGGCGATCTTTCGCAACGCCGCCGTGTGCATCGTCAACAAGATCGATCTGCTGCCCTTTCTCAATTTCAGCGTCGAGAGGCTCAAGGAGAACGCCCATGCCGTCAATCCGCAGCTGCAGATCGTTTTGACCTCCTGTACAACCGGCGAAGGAATCGACGAATGGTGCAACCTGCTTCGCACATTGCGCCGCAAAGATCCAAGCTCCGCCTCCGCATAGTGCTGCGCGGGGTGGTTCAGGGGGTGGGCTTTCGGCCTTTTGTCTATCGTTTGGCTGAAGCGATGGGACTTTGCGGCTGGGTGCGCAACGACTCCGGCGGGCTCACGATCGAAGTCGAGGCCGAAAAAGAAACGCTCGACCATTTTTTTTTGCGACTTCAGGCCGAAAAACCCTCTAAAGCCGTGGTGACCGGCTGCGAAATTTCCTTTCTCGATCCGGTCGGTTATTCCGAGTTTATGATTCGGCCCAGCGAAACGCACAGCGAAGAACTGACGCTGATGCTGCCCGATGTAGCGACCTGTCCCGATTGCCTGCGCGAGCTTTTTGACCCCACAAATCGCCGTTATCGCTATCCGTTCATCACCTGCACGCACTGCGGACCGCGGTTTACCATCATCGAAAAGTTGCCATACGATCGGCCCAACACCACAATGCGCGATTTTCCGATGTGTGAGTCCTGCCGACGTGAGTACGAGGACCCTAACGATCGCCGGTTTCATGCACAACCGATCGCTTGTCCCGACTGCGGCCCGCATCTTGAATGGCTCGATGCGTACGGAAAGTGCGTCGCTTTGAAAGAGGAGGCATTGGCGGCGGCGATCGAAGCGTTACGAGGCGGCCGCATCGCGGCGCTCAAAGGCATCGGCGGCTTTCAGCTCCTCGTGGATGCATCAAATGACGAGGCAGTCGCCGCGCTGCGCCGCAGGAAACATCGCGAAGAAAAGCCTTTTGCCCTGATGGCACCCGACCTTGCAGCCGCAGGCCGGATGTGCTTGATTTCACCGTTCGAGGAGCGGCTGCTCTGTTCGCCCGAATCGCCCATTGTCCTCATGCGTCGCAGAGCCGACGCTCCTGTCTCATCACTTGTGGCGCCGGATAATCCCTACTTGGGCATCATGCTGCCCTATTCGCCGCTGCACCATCTGCTGCTGCGCGAATTCGGATCAACGGTCGTCGCCACCAGCGGCAATTTATCGGAAGAGCCGATCGTCATCGACGAACGCGAGGCGGTGCGCAAACTGACCGGAGTTGCCGACGGCTTTCTCGTTCATAACCGCCGTATCGTGCGGCACGCCGACGACTCGATTGTGCGCATCGTCAACGGCAGAGAAATGGTGCTGCGTCGCGCGCGCGGCTATGCGCCGCTGCCGATCGAAGTCGGACGCAGCGCAGGCAAAGCGATCGCCGTCGGCGGCCATCTCAAAAATACCGTGGCCGTGCGGATCGACAACCGCCTCGTCATCAGTCAGCATATCGGCGATCTTGCCACCGCCGAGGCTGCAGATGCATTTGAGCGCGTCATCGACGATTTGGACCGCATCTATCGACTCGACGGCGCGCCGGCGGTATGTGATCTGCATCCCGAGTACATTTCGACCAAGTTTGCCCGTCGACGGTTTCCGCAGGTGACTGCCGTGCAGCATCATGCGGCGCACATTGCCGCCTGCATGGCGGAAAATCAGCTCGAGCCGCCGCTGTTGGGCGTGGCCTGGGACGGCATCGGTTATGGAACCGACGGCCTGTTGTGGGGCGGAGAGTTTTTTATCGTCGACGAGTCCTTTCAGCATGCGGCGCAGTTTCTGCCGTTTCCGCTGCCGGGCGGCGAGCAGGCCATTCGCGAGCCGCGTCGTACTGCGCTCGGCATGCTTTATGAGCTTTTCGGCGAGGCGATGTTCGAGCAGGACCTACCGATTTTCGAAGCGTTTTCTCGGGGCGAGCTTGCGTTGCTGCGGCAGATGCTGGCGCGGGGCGTCAACTGTCCCCGCAGCAGCGGCGTGGGAAGGCTGTTCGACGGCGCAGCGGCGCTGCTCGGGTTGCGGTTACGATCATCGTTCGAAGGTCAGGCGGCTATGGCGCTCGAATGGCGTGCTGCCGAAGGCATCAACGACCATTATCCTTTTGAGCTTTTGCCCGGCTCGCCCGCAATCGTCGATTGGCGGCCGATGCTCGACGCACTCCTCCAAGATATGGAAAATGGCCAAGTCGTCGCTCTAACGGCGGCCAAATTCCACAACACATTGGCCGAAATAATCTGCCGTGCGGCGGAACAATTTTCGATGGAAAAAGTGGTTTTGAGCGGCGGCGTCTTTCAGAACGTCCGTCTGTTGACCGAAGCTGCAGAGCGCTTGGAGCGGCGCGGCTTCAGGCCCTATTGGCATCAGCGCATTCCGCCGAACGACGGCGGAATTGCCGCCGGTCAATTGATCTTGTTTGAAATGCTGCAGAAAAAGGAGTCCTAAGATGTGCCTGGCCATACCCGGTAGAATTATTTCCTTCGAGGCGGACGAATCCGGTTCCAAAATGGCAAAAGCCGATTTTGCCGGAATTATCAAAAAAGTCTGTATCGATTTTTTACCGGACGTGCAGATCGGCGATTATGTCTTGGTGCACGTCGGATTTGCTTTGAACAAGATCGATGAGGCGGAAGCGCTGGAAACGCTGAATGCCTTGCGCGAGGTGGGAGAGGCCTGGCAGGAGGCCGGTCAGGCTTCGGCATCCGAATGAGGAAATGAGCCGTGAAGTATGTCGATGAATTTCGTGATCCCGAGGCGGCGCGGCGGCTGGCGGCGGCCATTGCTGCCCGCATGAGCAGACCGTGGACGATCATGGAAATCTGCGGCGGCCAGACGCACGCCATCCTGAAATACGGCCTGGAAGAGTTGCTGCCCATAGATTTGACGCTCGTTCATGGTCCCGGTTGTCCCGTCTGCGTGACGCCGGCAGGGATTATCGACGCTGCCGTCGAATTGGCTTCTCGTCGCGATGTGATGCTCGTTTCTTTCGGCGACATGCTGCGCGTGCCCGGTTCGAGCCGCGATCTGTTGAGCGCCAAAGCGGCAGGCGGAGATGTGCGGCTGGTCTATTCGCCGCTCGATGCCGTAAAATTAGCTCAGGCCAATCCGCAAAAGCTTATTGTCTTTTTTGCCGTTGGTTTTGAGACGACCGCTCCGGCAAATGCTGCGGCTGTTCTGGCGGCAAAACGACTGGGACTGCGCAATTTTTTTCTTCTGGCGGCGCATCGCCGCGTTCCGCCGGCCATGGAGGCGATTTTATCGGCGCCGTCATGCCGAGTCCAGGCGTTTTTGGCCGCCGGTCATGTGTGCACGGTGATGGGCTACCGAGAGTATCTGCCCATTGTCGAGACTTTCCGCACGCCCGTTGTCGTCACCGGTTTTGAGCCGATCGATATTTTGATGGGAATTCTGCAGGCCGTTGAATTGCTCGAGCAGGGGAAAGCCTCAGTTGCTAATCAATACGCCCGTGTGGTGACCGAGAAGGGCAACCTGCAGGCGCAGCGGCTCATGGCCGAGGTGTTCGAAATCTGCGACGCCGACTGGCGCGGCATGGGCAGAATTCCGGCAAGCGGGCTGCGCTTGAAGCCGACGTATGCCGCTTTTGATGCCGAGCAGGTTTTTTCGCTGAAAACGAGCGACAAGCAGGAGAGGCCGACGGATTGCCTGGCCGGAAAGGTGCTGCAGGGCTTGATCAAGCCGACGGACTGTCCCGCATTCGGTGCCGCGTGTCGACCGGAAACGCCGCTCGGCGCGCCGATGGTCTCCTCTGAGGGCGCCTGCGCCGCCTATTTCCGCTACCGGCAGCAAAAATTACAGACGGCAAATCCAAAAGGCGATTGACCCATGAACGGAAACGAACTTGGTTTTTCTTGTCCCTTGCCGCTGCAGAAATATGAGCGCATTCTTACCGCTCACGGCGGCGGCGGTTTATTGAGCAGACAGCTGATCGAGGAGCTGTTTCTGCCCGCATTCGATAATCCGCTGTTGCGCAGCCTGCACGACGGCGCCGTGTTTTCTGCAGGCGGTCGTCTGGCGTTTACGACCGACTCGTACGTCGTCAGCCCCATTTTTTTCCCAGGCGGCGACATCGGCGAGCTGGCCGTCAACGGCACGGTGAATGACCTGGCCATGTGCGGGGCGCAGCCGCTCTATCTTTCCGTCGGAATGATTCTCGAAGAGGGCTTGTTGATGGAAGAGCTGATTCGCGTAGTCCGGTCGATGCAGCGGGCGGCGGAAAAGGCGGGCGTGACGATCGTCACCGGCGACACCAAAGTCGTCGAGCGGGGCAAGGGAGACAAGATATTCATCAACACGTCGGGTATCGGCGTCGTGCCTGCGGGAAGAGATGTTGCCGCGGCGAACTGTCGTCCCGGAGACAGAATCATCCTCAGCGCCGATATCGGTCGCCACGGCGCGGCGATTATGGCGGCGCGCGAGGGTTTGGAATTCGAAAGCGCCATTCAGAGCGACACGGCGCCTCTCAACGGCTTGGTGGAGGCGATGTTTCAGGCAAGCGCGGAGATACGCATGCTGCGCGATCCGACGCGCGGCGGGTTGTCGAGCGCCCTCAACGAGATCGCCCAATCCGCCGGACTCGGCATCGTCATCGATGAATCGCAAATTCCGATTCAAGAATCGGTGCGCTCAGTTTGCGAAATTTTGGGACTCGACCCGCTTTACATGGCTAATGAGGGAGCACTCATCGCCGTGGTTTCGCCGCAGGCCACAGATGCCGTCCTCGAGGCGATGCGAAAACACCCACAAGGAGTAGGAGCTGCGGTGATCGGCGCCATGACTGAGGAGCACAGCGACCGAGTCTTGCTGCAAACCGCTTTCGGAAAGAGAATTTTGGACATGATCTCCGGCGAGCAGCTGCCGCGTATTTGTTAACAGAAATAAGAAGCTACTCACCCTTTGTTCATTTAAACAACAAAATTCTTGACACGCAGCTCTTCATTTAGTATGTTAGCGCCGCTTTCAAAGAGCGAGTTTAATCAAATATGGAGGTGATTCAGGCAGGCAAAGAAACGTGAGATGGTACAAAAAATTGGCCAACTTAACGAAACAAAAAGGAGGTTACGATGAACGTTGGTCGTGCTTTGCTTTTTCTGCTGGCGTTTTCAGCCGGTCTGATGGTGTTTGCTGACGCCCAGGCGGTCACCACACTCGGCCGCGGCGTTACGTTGGGTGACTGGTTGGCGCCGACTGAATGGTATCACATCCAAACCACGCGCTATACCAAAGCCGAATTCGAAAACATCAAAGCTCTGGGCTTTGACCATGTTCGGATTCTGGTAAACTTTAATACCTCCGGTATTACCCCCGAAGGAACGATCAGTCCGATACAAATTCAATGCTTAGAAAAAGCCGTGCAATGGGCCGAGGAAGTCGGTCTCAAAGTCGTCATCACCAATTCCGGCGATGAGATTTCTGACGCGACGGCCGATGCGGTTGCGGCGCGCGTGGCCGCCAACTGGAAAGATCTGGCCGGCCGGTTTGCCGGCAAGGCGGCCGATTTGGTTCTCTATGAAATTTTCTCGGCGCCGGCAGACTTGATCACCGCCGAAGCGTGGAACGCCGCCGCCAAGACGATCATTGCCGCCATTCGCCAGGTCGATACCCAGCACACTATTGTCGTCGGACCGGTGATGTGGTATTCGATCGATCAGCTGGCCAATCTGGAAAAATTTGCGGACGATAATATTCTCTATGCGGTGGAAATGTGGGAGCCTGTCCTATTTACAAGGCAGAATACAACTTTCCACAAATTGCGATACTATACCATCAACGTTCCCTTCCCGTACGATCCTGCTAAAATGCCGCCTATGGCAAGCGAAGACGGTTCAACGGCAGCCGGAACGGCCTATCAGAATTATCCGACCCAAGGAACGGTCGATTGGGTAAAAGCCCGAATCGATCAGGCAGCAGACATTGCTGCCGCTAAAGGTATGCCCTTATGGTGCGCGGCCATGGGCGCGATTACCGGCCAGCAATGGGACTGGGGCAGAAGCCTTGCTTTCGATGTGCCGGCAGAACACCGCGCCGCCTGGTTCGAAGCCGTCCGCACTGAAATGGAAGCCAAGGGTATCGGCTGGTCTCTGGCCTCCTATCGCGGCAATTACGGCTTTTTTGACAACTATGACGGCGGAACCGGCAATTGGATGATGTTCAGCAATTATCCCTACGATGTCAACAAAAAGGTCGCCGCTGCCTTGGGACTCAATGTCCCGGATGCCGGCATTTATGTGCCGTCGCCGCTCAAGGAAGGCGTCGTCTTTTATGACGACGAATTCAACCCGATGATCCGCGTCGGCTGGTGGCTGGGCGACGGCGAGCCGAACTTTTTCGTCACAGATTCCCCGGTCAGCGGCAAGTATTGTATGGGAATCTACTACCCGAGCCAGTACAACGCGGTAGATATGTTCTTCCCGCTGTATCAGGATATGGCCGAATTGGCGGACAAAGGGTACGTGCTTGATTTTTTCATCCGCTGCGATAACGATCAAGGCCACATCCAAGCCCGCTTCGAAATGACCAACGAATTCGAAGAGGACCGTCCGTGGCGTATGAACTATCACATCGACAATTCGGTCGTGCCGTTCGACGGCGAGTGGCAACGGTTTACCATGGCTTTGACGGACCTGCAGGATATGGGCGCCTGGGATCCCGATAACCGCACTTGGTACGGCGGCCCCGGCGGCCAGATCGATTGGGGGAGAGTGCAGCGCTTCCAGTTCGTTTCCGAAACCCGGGCGCAGCCGGATGTGGAAATCTATATCGACCGCGTACGCGTGGTCGATCCGGCGACGCTGATTCGCGAGCAGGGCGGTGTAGTGCCGGGCGAATTCGCGCTGCACGCCAACTATCCCAACCCCTTCAATCCCAGCACCACCATCAGCTATACACTGGCGGAGACTGGACAGACGACTCTGGCCGTCTATAACGTCCGCGGCGAAAAAGTTGCGGAATTGGTAAACGCCATGCAGACGGCGGGCGACTATGCGGTACAATGGAATGGCCGCGATATGAACGGCAAAGAGGTCCCCAGCGGCATCTATTTCTATCGCCTCAAGAGCAACAATCAGGAAAGGACGCGCCGCATGGTGCTGATGCGGTAACTCTCTATACACAAAGAGCCGGTCGAAAGGCCGGCTCTTTTTATTTCCGCAGGCGACGCAGTTCTCCCACCCGCTCGGTGATCCCCCGTTGATCGAAATAGTTCAGCAGCGGCACGGCAAATTTGCGTGAGGTCGCCAATCGCTCGCGAAACTCGCTGACCGTAAATTCTTCCGTACCAAAACTGCGAAGGATCTTTTCCGCCTGACGAACCGCTTCCCGCGTCAGAAAGATTTCCATGTCCAGGCGGAGCACTTTCCCCATACTGACCAGCGCCTGGAGAACGCGTTGTACCTGCTCGAGCGGGACGCCGATCATCTGCGAAAGGATTTTCGGCGGCGGCGTCCTAAAAGGGGCTTGCGAAAAGATCGATAAAATTTTTTCGGCTGTCTCTCGATCTGCCAAAGACAACGAGATGCTGAAATCGGCAAGGCGCAACACACCGTCTTCTTCATAAAGGATATTTTCCGTCTTTAGCTCGCCGAGCGCCGCGTCCATAACTTCCGGCGGCGATTGGAGCAATGCGGCGACGTACGATTTTTTGATGCCTCGCTGCAGCGGCTCTTTGGCGTGAAATGCCGACACCAGTTGGCGGATTCTCTCTTTCAAAAGAAGATAATTCTGCTGATGCAGATAATAATGACCGAAACGGCGTACCAGGCCGTCCTGAAGCAGCCGCTCGAGACTCTCGACCACTTCCTTTTCTTCAACGCCGATCGCTTTCGTTAATTCGACGAGCTTAAGCGGAGCCGTAGCAGGTGCAACAAGATGAGAGAGCAGCAACTCACGCACATTGAATTTTTCCCGCTGCTTCAGCCTTTCAACGGCAAGCTTGTCCGATCGACGATGCGGTTTGGGATTAGCGTCGAGCACGACCCCGCCGCCGATGGTCAATGCGGGTGAAAAGGTGCGCAGAATGAAGGGTTGACGAAAAAGGGCTGCCGTCGGTGAATCCAAATAAAGCTGCGCCAAAGCGGATTGTCCGGGCAGCAGAACGGACGTTTCGAGCAGCTTGACGCGCGATTTCATTTCAGCCGTCCCTATATGCAGGCGCAGCTTTTTGCCGCTTTTGATCGGCTGAGGAGCTTTGGTCAACAAGGTCAACCTGACGTCCAGCAGCCGAGTCGGTTCGATGCGACCGGTCGTCGCCAAAATGTCGCCGCGTCTAATGTCCTCTTTGGCAATGTTCGGCAGATTAAGGGCCGCCCGATCACCGATACCGACTTTTTCCACTGGCCGACCGTGGCTCTGAATGCCGCGCACGCGCAGCCGCCGTTTTTCCGGCAAAAGTTCCAACTCCTCGCCGACGCGCACCTGACCGGAAAGAACCGTGCCGGTCACCACGGTACCGTAGCCCTTTACCGTAAACGAACGATCGACCGGCAGCCAAAAAACTCCCTGATCGCTGCGCGAAGGGGTGCGCTCGGCAAGCTCAATGAGGGTCTTGCGCAGCGCTTCGATTCCTTCCCCCGTTTCCGCGGAGGTCCGCAGAATGGGCGCCGATGCCAGAAAAGTACCGGCAACGGTCTGTCGAATCTCTTCTTCGACGGCCCTCAGCCACTCCTCATCCGCCAAGTCGAT belongs to candidate division KSB1 bacterium and includes:
- the selB gene encoding selenocysteine-specific translation elongation factor; translation: MAAKVIGTAGHIDHGKSSLVKCLTGTDPDRLKEEKQRGMTIDLGFAFLTDEIAIIDVPGHERFIKNMVAGTSTIDLALLVVAADDGVMPQTREHLDIMNLLGIPAGVIAVTKIDLADEEWLRAVEEEIRQTVAGTFLASAPILRTSAETGEGIEALRKTLIELAERTPSRSDQGVFWLPVDRSFTVKGYGTVVTGTVLSGQVRVGEELELLPEKRRLRVRGIQSHGRPVEKVGIGDRAALNLPNIAKEDIRRGDILATTGRIEPTRLLDVRLTLLTKAPQPIKSGKKLRLHIGTAEMKSRVKLLETSVLLPGQSALAQLYLDSPTAALFRQPFILRTFSPALTIGGGVVLDANPKPHRRSDKLAVERLKQREKFNVRELLLSHLVAPATAPLKLVELTKAIGVEEKEVVESLERLLQDGLVRRFGHYYLHQQNYLLLKERIRQLVSAFHAKEPLQRGIKKSYVAALLQSPPEVMDAALGELKTENILYEEDGVLRLADFSISLSLADRETAEKILSIFSQAPFRTPPPKILSQMIGVPLEQVQRVLQALVSMGKVLRLDMEIFLTREAVRQAEKILRSFGTEEFTVSEFRERLATSRKFAVPLLNYFDQRGITERVGELRRLRK